One window of Flavobacteriales bacterium genomic DNA carries:
- a CDS encoding 2-dehydropantoate 2-reductase, with protein sequence MEEHNGTLRVGVIGMGPVGQILAVHLKEAGCHVTVCDRNKERVELIRKEGLHLEGKMAKQVMPDEAFDTVTELALQRPDVIILAIKVYHTRAVIDELIAAGGDKPHIICAQNGIDVEEPVIDEFGEQHTFRMVLNFAGNLARPNAVNVTFFNAPNFIASVDDSQEAFAQRFAATLTSVHLDTVVVDSFSLVDKVWEKTILNSSLSALCGISRLTIREAMEQPGMAEIIEQVITESVQVAKAEDIRFGDNFVKLCMRYLRKAGNHFPSLAVDMMKNNQTEIDHFNGQFVKYGRKHYVRTPLNLLFTNMVQSHTKKGGALDAPEPLTLAGMFAIEGTGAIKETNAGAHYVGVDIGSYYTKISVIDEAGEVVYRELLRTLNRDKNAVQNTLKDIESRYTVEGICASGYGREHFPNAQSTKTEVSCAAFAIDSLYPGRKNIVDIGAEDIKLIRAGDGGKVEDFYMNNKCAAGTGAFITEVAERAEIDLRQMSELAGRSEAMKELNSFCTVFAKTEIMGWIFAEMPVEDIAKGIYLSVANRIYKIRMEPDLPIYLVGGVIAYHPYFKTILSERFGQEVVIPDHPQFIVSLGAALYARKHAQLQVADNNEQKERA encoded by the coding sequence ATGGAAGAGCACAACGGGACCTTGCGGGTGGGCGTGATCGGCATGGGGCCGGTGGGGCAGATACTGGCCGTCCACCTGAAGGAGGCCGGCTGCCACGTCACCGTCTGCGACCGCAACAAGGAGCGCGTGGAACTGATCCGGAAGGAGGGCCTTCACCTGGAGGGGAAGATGGCCAAGCAGGTGATGCCGGACGAGGCTTTCGATACGGTGACCGAGCTCGCTTTGCAGCGGCCGGACGTCATCATCCTCGCCATCAAGGTCTACCACACCCGCGCGGTGATCGATGAGCTGATCGCGGCGGGAGGGGACAAGCCGCACATCATCTGCGCGCAGAACGGCATCGATGTGGAGGAGCCCGTTATCGACGAGTTCGGCGAGCAGCACACCTTCCGCATGGTGCTCAACTTCGCCGGCAACCTGGCGCGGCCCAACGCGGTCAACGTCACCTTCTTCAACGCGCCGAACTTCATCGCTTCCGTGGATGATTCCCAGGAAGCCTTCGCGCAGCGCTTCGCCGCAACGCTCACCAGCGTCCATCTGGACACCGTGGTCGTCGACTCGTTCTCCCTCGTGGACAAGGTGTGGGAGAAGACGATCCTGAATTCCTCGCTCAGCGCGCTCTGCGGCATTTCGCGCCTCACCATCCGCGAGGCCATGGAGCAGCCGGGCATGGCGGAGATCATCGAGCAGGTGATCACGGAGAGCGTGCAAGTGGCCAAGGCGGAGGACATCCGCTTCGGCGACAACTTCGTCAAGCTGTGCATGCGCTACCTGCGGAAGGCCGGCAACCACTTCCCCTCGTTGGCGGTGGACATGATGAAGAACAACCAGACCGAGATCGACCACTTCAACGGGCAGTTCGTGAAGTACGGCCGCAAGCATTACGTGCGTACGCCGCTCAACCTGCTCTTCACCAACATGGTGCAGTCGCACACGAAGAAGGGGGGCGCTCTGGATGCGCCGGAACCCTTGACCCTCGCGGGCATGTTCGCCATAGAAGGCACCGGCGCGATCAAGGAGACCAATGCCGGCGCGCATTACGTGGGGGTCGACATCGGTTCCTACTACACCAAGATCAGCGTGATCGATGAGGCCGGTGAAGTGGTGTACCGCGAACTGCTGCGCACGCTGAACCGCGACAAGAACGCCGTGCAGAACACGCTCAAGGACATCGAGAGCCGCTATACCGTGGAAGGGATCTGCGCATCGGGCTACGGCCGCGAGCATTTCCCGAACGCCCAGAGCACGAAGACCGAGGTGAGCTGCGCGGCGTTCGCGATCGACTCCCTGTACCCGGGACGCAAGAACATCGTGGACATCGGCGCGGAGGACATCAAGCTGATCCGCGCGGGCGACGGCGGCAAGGTGGAGGACTTCTACATGAACAACAAATGCGCGGCGGGCACCGGCGCGTTCATCACCGAAGTGGCGGAACGCGCCGAGATCGACCTGCGGCAGATGAGCGAACTGGCCGGCCGGTCCGAGGCGATGAAGGAGCTCAATAGCTTCTGCACCGTCTTCGCGAAGACCGAGATCATGGGCTGGATCTTCGCGGAGATGCCCGTGGAGGACATCGCCAAGGGCATTTACCTCAGCGTGGCCAACCGCATCTACAAGATCCGTATGGAGCCTGACCTCCCGATCTATTTGGTCGGCGGCGTCATCGCCTATCACCCGTATTTCAAGACCATCCTCTCCGAACGCTTCGGGCAGGAGGTGGTGATCCCGGACCATCCGCAGTTCATCGTCTCGCTCGGCGCCGCCCTTTACGCGCGCAAGCATGCACAACTGCAGGTCGCCGATAACAACGAGCAGAAGGAAAGGGCATGA
- a CDS encoding thiolase family protein, producing the protein MKAIHDKKKGFGIQYDGMFLVQGARTAFGKLGGTLARISPTDLAIFASRAAMEKSGIRPDEVDQVIMANIGQSSYDAYFLPRHIGLYAGVSQGVPAVMVQRICGSGFETITAAADQITLGKAGVVLCGGTENMSLAPTVSYGNRMGYPLGRVEFKDVLWEALNDSAAVPMGNTAENVARLHSITRAEADLFGKLSVDRAVAATERGWFKEEVVPIDARVFEAEGLLPRKVGLPRGVKGFVTDEHIRPTSLEDMAKLQPTFDKDGVQTAANSSGIVDGAAAAVVAGADHVQARKLQPLARIVASTTSGVDPRTMGLGPVPAIRLLLELTGLKLADIGLFEINEAFAAQFIGCERELGLDRSICNVNGGAIALGHPLAATGLRLSLTLAREMKARKVRYGIASACIGGGQGNAILFENTEH; encoded by the coding sequence ATGAAGGCCATACACGATAAAAAGAAGGGCTTCGGCATCCAGTACGACGGGATGTTCCTGGTCCAAGGGGCGCGCACGGCATTCGGCAAACTGGGCGGCACGCTCGCCCGGATATCCCCGACGGACCTGGCCATTTTCGCCAGCCGCGCAGCCATGGAAAAGTCGGGCATCCGTCCGGACGAGGTGGATCAGGTGATCATGGCGAACATCGGACAGAGTTCGTACGATGCCTACTTCCTGCCGCGCCACATCGGGCTGTACGCCGGCGTTTCCCAAGGGGTGCCCGCCGTGATGGTGCAGCGGATCTGCGGCTCGGGCTTCGAGACGATCACTGCCGCCGCGGACCAGATCACCTTGGGCAAGGCCGGCGTGGTGCTGTGCGGCGGCACGGAGAACATGTCCCTCGCGCCCACGGTGTCTTATGGCAACCGCATGGGCTATCCCTTGGGCCGCGTGGAATTCAAGGACGTGCTCTGGGAGGCGCTCAACGACAGCGCCGCCGTGCCCATGGGCAACACCGCCGAGAATGTGGCACGACTGCACAGCATCACACGTGCGGAAGCGGACCTCTTCGGAAAGCTCAGCGTGGACCGCGCCGTGGCCGCCACCGAACGCGGCTGGTTCAAGGAGGAAGTGGTACCGATCGATGCGAGGGTATTTGAGGCCGAGGGCCTGCTGCCGCGCAAGGTCGGCCTGCCCCGAGGCGTGAAGGGATTTGTCACCGATGAGCACATCCGGCCGACCAGCTTGGAGGACATGGCCAAGCTGCAACCCACGTTCGACAAGGACGGCGTACAGACAGCGGCCAACTCGAGCGGCATCGTCGACGGTGCTGCTGCCGCCGTGGTGGCGGGCGCGGACCATGTGCAAGCGCGCAAACTGCAACCGCTCGCCCGCATCGTGGCATCTACCACCAGCGGTGTCGATCCGCGGACGATGGGCCTCGGCCCTGTGCCCGCCATCCGATTGCTTTTGGAACTCACCGGCCTGAAGCTCGCAGACATCGGCCTGTTCGAGATCAACGAAGCCTTCGCTGCGCAGTTCATCGGTTGCGAGCGCGAACTGGGACTTGACCGTTCGATCTGCAACGTCAACGGTGGTGCCATCGCATTGGGCCATCCACTGGCCGCCACCGGCCTGCGCTTGTCGCTGACCCTTGCCCGCGAGATGAAGGCGCGCAAGGTGCGCTACGGCATCGCTTCCGCATGCATCGGTGGTGGGCAGGGCAACGCCATCCTTTTCGAGAACACGGAGCACTGA
- the had gene encoding 6-hydroxycyclohex-1-ene-1-carbonyl-CoA dehydrogenase: MATMEQWQMTALKADFARVESELPAITADEALVKVAGCGVCHTDLGFWNDGVRTKKELPLTLGHEISGTVLEGPAHLKGRHVIVPAVLPCGECDLCRKGRSNMCQKQLMPGNDLHGGFASHVVVPHRYLCVLPEDLLQRYPLETLAVIADAISTPYQVVRKSELEAGDLAIVIGVGGVGVYGALIAGIMGAKVLALDIDDGKLERAKAHGVHATLNTKGMSGKDIKARVRELAVELGAPELGWKIFEYSGTTAGQELAFSLITYTSTLSVVGFTMDKLEVRLSNLMAFDAKLIGTWGCKPELYPEVVDLIASGKLDIHDFVEAVPLSRINEVFRNSLAHKYTKRIVLVPDHSN; the protein is encoded by the coding sequence ATGGCAACAATGGAACAATGGCAGATGACCGCGCTGAAGGCGGACTTCGCGCGAGTGGAAAGTGAACTGCCGGCGATCACTGCCGATGAGGCGCTGGTGAAAGTGGCTGGCTGCGGCGTGTGCCACACGGACCTCGGCTTCTGGAACGATGGAGTCCGCACGAAAAAGGAACTGCCATTGACGCTCGGCCACGAGATCAGCGGCACGGTGCTGGAAGGACCCGCTCACCTCAAAGGCCGCCACGTGATCGTGCCCGCCGTGCTGCCCTGTGGCGAGTGCGATCTGTGCCGCAAGGGCCGCAGCAACATGTGCCAGAAGCAATTGATGCCCGGCAACGACCTGCACGGCGGCTTCGCATCGCACGTCGTTGTGCCGCACCGCTACCTCTGCGTGCTGCCGGAAGATCTGCTGCAACGGTACCCGTTGGAAACGCTCGCCGTGATCGCCGATGCGATCTCCACGCCCTACCAAGTGGTGCGGAAGAGCGAACTCGAAGCGGGCGACCTCGCCATCGTGATCGGCGTGGGCGGCGTGGGCGTGTACGGCGCCTTGATCGCGGGTATTATGGGCGCGAAGGTGCTTGCGCTGGACATCGACGACGGCAAGCTGGAGCGGGCGAAGGCGCACGGTGTGCATGCCACCCTCAACACCAAAGGGATGAGCGGCAAGGACATCAAGGCGCGCGTCCGTGAACTGGCGGTGGAATTAGGCGCACCGGAACTGGGCTGGAAGATCTTCGAGTACTCCGGCACCACCGCAGGTCAGGAGTTGGCCTTCAGCCTGATCACCTACACGTCCACACTTAGCGTGGTGGGCTTCACGATGGACAAGCTCGAAGTGCGCCTGAGCAACCTCATGGCCTTCGATGCCAAACTGATCGGCACCTGGGGCTGCAAGCCGGAGCTCTATCCCGAAGTGGTGGACCTGATCGCCAGCGGCAAGCTCGACATCCACGACTTCGTGGAGGCCGTCCCCCTGTCGCGGATCAACGAGGTCTTCCGCAACTCGCTCGCCCACAAATACACGAAGCGCATCGTTCTCGTGCCCGATCACAGCAATTGA
- the oah gene encoding 6-oxocyclohex-1-ene-1-carbonyl-CoA hydratase, producing MEALHSHNIVEHTFTEIIFEKRPCLDRDGSPVKGLFNAWIMLNNPKQYNSYTTAAVKEVILAFRTASNDRSVVAVVFTAVGDKAFCTGGNTKEYAEYYAGNPQEYSQYMRLFNDMVSAILMCEKPVVCRVNGMRIGGGQEIGMACDFSVSSDLARFGQAGPKHGSAPIGGATDFLPLFTGIERAMVSLTLCEPWTAHQAYWNGVICEIAPALKVDGKFIANPLVRLDRVTDDHGRIVFGTMKSGDELAKAKEIMAKGEVDLSMLDAAVNALIAKLLHTFPNCMNKTISEVRKVKLDRWDRNKESSREWLALNMMTEARSGFRAFNDGPKENREVDFIKLRRMLAEGHPWNDELDQAISPQYQAAKQ from the coding sequence ATGGAAGCACTGCACAGCCACAACATCGTTGAACACACGTTCACCGAGATCATCTTCGAGAAACGTCCTTGCTTGGACCGCGATGGCAGCCCCGTGAAGGGCTTGTTCAACGCGTGGATCATGCTGAACAATCCGAAGCAGTACAACTCGTACACCACCGCAGCGGTGAAGGAGGTGATCCTCGCCTTCCGCACCGCGTCCAACGACCGCAGCGTGGTGGCCGTGGTGTTCACCGCCGTGGGGGACAAAGCCTTCTGCACCGGTGGCAACACCAAGGAATACGCGGAATACTACGCGGGCAATCCGCAGGAGTATTCGCAGTACATGCGCCTGTTCAACGACATGGTGTCGGCGATCCTGATGTGCGAGAAACCTGTGGTGTGCCGCGTGAACGGCATGCGCATCGGCGGCGGGCAGGAGATCGGCATGGCCTGCGATTTCAGCGTCTCCAGCGACTTGGCGCGTTTCGGGCAAGCGGGTCCCAAGCACGGCAGCGCGCCTATCGGTGGTGCCACGGACTTCCTGCCGTTGTTCACCGGGATCGAACGGGCGATGGTATCGCTCACCCTCTGCGAACCGTGGACCGCGCACCAGGCCTATTGGAACGGCGTGATCTGCGAGATCGCACCGGCCTTGAAGGTGGACGGCAAGTTCATCGCGAACCCCTTGGTGCGCCTGGACCGCGTGACGGACGACCATGGCCGCATCGTCTTCGGCACGATGAAGAGCGGCGATGAATTGGCGAAGGCCAAGGAGATCATGGCCAAGGGCGAAGTGGACCTTTCGATGCTGGACGCGGCGGTGAACGCGCTCATCGCCAAGCTGCTGCACACCTTCCCCAACTGCATGAACAAGACCATCAGCGAGGTGCGCAAAGTGAAGCTGGACCGTTGGGATCGCAACAAGGAGAGCAGCCGCGAATGGCTTGCGTTGAACATGATGACCGAGGCCCGCTCCGGCTTCCGCGCCTTCAACGACGGGCCCAAGGAGAACCGCGAAGTCGATTTCATCAAGCTGCGCCGCATGCTCGCAGAAGGGCATCCGTGGAACGACGAATTGGATCAGGCGATCTCGCCCCAGTACCAAGCGGCGAAGCAATGA
- a CDS encoding 3-hydroxyacyl-CoA dehydrogenase/enoyl-CoA hydratase family protein, translating into MRTIKTVGVVGAGTMGAAIAQKFAQEGFTVLLADRDQASVEKGLGHIRTMLAQGVERKVFSEALMNGALARITGTADLQDMKGCDLVVEAIFEDRDAKAQLFRTLDGIVPPTTILATNTSSFSITELATFASHPERFIGLHYFYHAAKNRLVEIIPGAHTSPEVFDAVRAFCDRSGKDAITCKDANGFVVNRYFVPWLNEASRLLEEGVADIPTIDAVCMRTFGIGMGPFALMNATGVPISYHAQRTLEVFGPLYAVSNSLKHQAEAKQPWTLEGEADADEAKARLISERMLGTVFLVCSQLLDEQVCGAVEINRGARIGLRWRKGPIDLMERYGEAEVRRLLSAMAARHGTPVPKSIGPAHWSMEFVKLRKKKKNIAVIELDRPEDSNALNELVVRQLDAKFKAADEDPSIDTIFLIGSGKAFMAGADIKFFVDHMKKGDLEGIDRFTQYGQEVFARIDSSAKKVVAVLNGLTLGGGLELALCADLILALPGAKLAFPETGIGIYPGLGGTQRSVARVGKGMAKYLIHTGRMLDAAQAEEIGLVDQVIDRDLMADLLDGREALPHRCDPELTTKWRSLEDLFGNHGVDELLAKDHEPNGLDLEEIARIKKILSSKAPIALRLADRLIDEAKGPSSELAHLQTVFSSKDAMLGLTSTGKKVVYTGV; encoded by the coding sequence ATGAGAACGATCAAGACCGTCGGCGTGGTCGGTGCAGGCACAATGGGTGCGGCCATCGCCCAGAAATTCGCGCAGGAAGGCTTCACCGTCCTGCTGGCCGACCGCGACCAAGCTTCCGTGGAGAAAGGCCTGGGGCACATCCGCACGATGCTGGCCCAAGGCGTGGAGCGCAAGGTGTTCAGCGAAGCGCTCATGAACGGGGCCTTGGCGCGCATCACCGGCACCGCCGACCTGCAGGATATGAAAGGCTGCGACCTCGTGGTGGAAGCCATCTTCGAGGACCGTGATGCGAAAGCACAATTGTTCCGCACGCTGGACGGCATTGTTCCGCCGACCACCATCCTGGCCACCAACACCTCTTCGTTCTCGATCACCGAACTGGCCACGTTCGCGTCGCATCCCGAGCGCTTCATCGGCCTGCACTACTTCTACCATGCGGCGAAGAACCGTTTGGTGGAGATCATCCCCGGAGCGCACACATCGCCCGAGGTGTTCGATGCGGTGCGTGCCTTCTGCGACCGCTCGGGCAAGGACGCCATCACCTGCAAGGATGCTAACGGCTTCGTGGTGAACCGCTACTTCGTCCCCTGGCTCAACGAGGCATCGCGCCTGCTGGAGGAAGGCGTGGCCGACATCCCCACCATCGATGCCGTGTGCATGCGCACCTTCGGGATCGGCATGGGGCCGTTCGCGCTGATGAACGCCACCGGTGTTCCCATTTCTTATCACGCCCAACGCACGTTGGAAGTCTTCGGCCCCCTGTACGCCGTGAGCAATAGCCTGAAGCATCAGGCCGAGGCCAAGCAGCCTTGGACGCTGGAAGGGGAGGCCGATGCGGACGAGGCGAAGGCCCGCCTGATCTCGGAACGCATGCTGGGCACCGTGTTCCTTGTCTGTTCCCAACTGCTCGATGAGCAGGTCTGCGGCGCGGTGGAGATCAACCGCGGTGCGCGGATCGGTCTACGCTGGCGCAAGGGCCCGATCGATCTGATGGAGCGCTACGGCGAGGCAGAAGTGCGGAGGCTCTTGTCCGCCATGGCTGCGCGACACGGCACTCCCGTTCCCAAGTCCATCGGCCCTGCGCATTGGAGCATGGAGTTCGTGAAGTTGCGGAAGAAGAAGAAGAACATCGCGGTGATCGAACTGGACCGCCCGGAGGACAGCAATGCGCTGAACGAACTCGTGGTGCGCCAGTTGGACGCGAAGTTCAAGGCCGCGGATGAAGACCCTTCGATCGATACGATCTTCCTCATCGGTTCCGGCAAGGCCTTCATGGCCGGTGCCGACATCAAGTTCTTCGTCGATCACATGAAGAAGGGCGATCTGGAAGGGATCGATCGCTTCACACAGTACGGCCAGGAAGTGTTCGCACGGATCGACTCCTCGGCGAAGAAGGTCGTGGCCGTCCTCAATGGCCTCACCTTGGGCGGCGGTTTGGAACTCGCCCTGTGCGCCGACCTGATCCTCGCGTTGCCCGGTGCAAAGCTCGCGTTCCCGGAAACGGGGATCGGTATCTACCCCGGCTTGGGCGGCACCCAGCGCAGCGTGGCGCGGGTAGGGAAGGGCATGGCCAAATACCTCATTCACACCGGCCGCATGCTGGATGCCGCGCAGGCGGAAGAGATCGGCTTGGTGGACCAAGTGATCGACCGCGATCTTATGGCGGATCTGTTGGACGGCCGTGAAGCCCTGCCGCATCGCTGTGACCCTGAGTTGACGACCAAGTGGAGGTCGCTCGAGGACCTCTTCGGCAACCACGGGGTCGATGAACTGCTGGCCAAGGACCACGAGCCGAACGGCCTCGATCTCGAAGAGATCGCCCGCATCAAGAAGATCCTGTCCAGCAAGGCGCCCATCGCACTGCGCCTCGCCGACCGTTTGATCGACGAGGCCAAGGGACCGAGCTCCGAGCTCGCGCACCTACAGACCGTGTTCTCCTCGAAGGATGCCATGCTGGGCCTTACGTCGACCGGGAAGAAGGTGGTGTACACCGGGGTGTAG
- a CDS encoding enoyl-CoA hydratase/isomerase family protein has protein sequence MTPTMATQQLEKTRLMMEHGGAVARIVLDDGKGNVLDHVMMESLQQILDGLKDKPDVKLITFEGSGKHFSFGASVEEHQKDMAPTMLRSFHALFFTIRDLSIPTLARISGQCLGGGMELAIMCDFLFADQSARLGQPEIVLGVFPPPASVILPEKIGLSRATDLLLTGRTIDAQEAHAIGLVNAVVADRAALEAHVEAFIVAQILPKSASSLRFGVKAARVKFNHVLGNFLPTLEQLYVNQLMNTADANEGITAFIEKRAAKWTNR, from the coding sequence ATGACACCGACGATGGCGACGCAACAATTGGAGAAGACACGACTGATGATGGAACACGGCGGCGCAGTAGCGCGGATCGTGCTCGACGACGGAAAGGGGAACGTGCTCGACCATGTGATGATGGAGAGCTTGCAGCAGATCCTGGACGGACTGAAAGACAAACCGGATGTCAAGCTCATCACTTTCGAGGGCAGCGGCAAGCACTTCTCCTTCGGGGCCAGTGTGGAAGAGCACCAGAAGGACATGGCGCCCACCATGCTGCGTTCGTTCCACGCGCTGTTCTTCACCATTCGCGACTTGTCCATACCGACCCTCGCACGAATCAGCGGCCAATGCTTGGGCGGCGGCATGGAGCTGGCCATCATGTGCGACTTCCTTTTCGCGGATCAAAGCGCGCGGCTCGGGCAACCGGAGATCGTGCTTGGCGTGTTCCCACCTCCGGCATCGGTGATCCTGCCGGAGAAGATCGGCCTCTCGCGCGCCACTGACCTCTTGCTCACCGGGCGCACCATCGACGCGCAGGAGGCGCATGCGATCGGCTTGGTGAACGCTGTCGTTGCGGACCGTGCAGCGCTCGAAGCGCACGTGGAAGCCTTCATCGTTGCGCAGATCCTGCCCAAGAGCGCGTCCTCCCTGCGCTTCGGGGTGAAGGCCGCCCGTGTGAAATTCAACCATGTGCTCGGCAATTTCCTGCCCACGCTGGAACAACTCTACGTGAACCAACTGATGAACACCGCCGACGCCAACGAGGGCATCACCGCCTTCATCGAAAAGCGTGCGGCGAAGTGGACCAACCGCTGA
- a CDS encoding transposase — protein sequence MSRKYKFHDPAGVYFISFATVGWINVLTRSDYKDIIVESLRHCQNGKGLLLYEWVIMTNHVHLLAAAREDYSMSDIMRDLKKFTSGKIHTAIKEHPGDRGRDPKSTERILPALAAEQPADAGDQAC from the coding sequence ATGAGCCGCAAATACAAGTTCCATGACCCGGCCGGGGTATACTTCATCTCCTTCGCGACAGTGGGTTGGATCAATGTCCTCACCCGATCTGACTACAAGGACATCATCGTGGAAAGCCTTCGGCATTGCCAGAATGGAAAGGGACTGCTGCTCTATGAATGGGTGATCATGACCAACCACGTCCATCTGCTGGCAGCTGCCCGGGAGGATTATTCCATGTCCGACATCATGCGCGACCTGAAGAAGTTCACCAGCGGGAAGATCCATACGGCGATCAAGGAACATCCGGGTGATAGAGGCCGGGACCCGAAATCCACAGAACGCATCCTTCCAGCTCTGGCAGCAGAACAACCAGCCGATGCAGGTGACCAAGCTTGCTGA